The Corylus avellana chromosome ca8, CavTom2PMs-1.0 genome has a segment encoding these proteins:
- the LOC132189123 gene encoding ATP-dependent 6-phosphofructokinase 5, chloroplastic-like, with product MHASLASGQIDICLIHEVSFNLHGPHGVLSHLKYLIETKGSAVICVAEGARQNFIQKTNAKDASGNIVFGDFGVHIQQEVGGCILTNFMWSSSLHDS from the exons ATGCATGCATCCCTAGCTAGtggacaaattgacatatgtttgattcatgag gtatcttttaatttgcacgggcctcatggtgttttgagtcatctgaaatacctgattgagacaaagggttcggctgttatttgtgtcgcagagggagcacggcag aattttattcagaaaactaatgctaaagatgcgtctgggaacattgtatttggagatttcggtgtccacattcaacaagaggttggtggttgtattttgactaatttcatgtggtcttcatctctccatgactcttga
- the LOC132190806 gene encoding uncharacterized protein LOC132190806: MGGERRLGGRLKKAVRKLKLLLSCNIRRWCLGGSNIGSFSYRRRLSFDDRLGLRGCIEDDKSDGGDRPATRSIQRATSFASDDDIDKRAEIFIANFRHRLRFERQVSLELSYCRSRGSSFNGGL; this comes from the coding sequence ATGGGTGGAGAGAGGCGGCTAGGCGGCCGCCTGAAGAAGGCAGTGAGGAAATTAAAACTTTTGCTCAGCTGTAACATAAGGAGATGGTGCTTGGGTGGTTCGAATATTGGTAGTTTTTCCTATAGGCGCCGCTTAAGCTTTGATGATCGTCTGGGATTGCGTGGATGCATTGAGGATGATAAATCCGACGGAGGAGATCGTCCGGCGACTCGGAGTATTCAACGAGCCACCAGTTTTGCTTCGGATGATGATATTGATAAGCGGGCGGAGATTTTCATTGCAAATTTTCGCCACCGGCTTCGTTTTGAAAGGCAGGTTTCTTTGGAGCTAAGTTACTGTAGATCCAGAGGGAGTAGTTTCAATGGCGGCCTATAG
- the LOC132189036 gene encoding uncharacterized protein LOC132189036 translates to MQELTTSEALEEGNVEGTSVDDRMQEIVTQVLGGRRAGHVRGMGCGLIPTPLRTSSQAFTHFDNHDECRKRQEDTQSELQQTRIELHQYRENLQANVEETNKLKATVEFLMSRIGGSGGSLLGGASSEANN, encoded by the exons atgcaagaattaacaaccagtgaggccttagaggaaggcaatgtggagggaacaagtgtggatgaccgaatgcaagaaatagtcacacaagtactagggggccgacgagctgggcacgttagaggaatgggatgcggtcttattcctacccctttaagaacttcatctcaagcgttcacccacttcgacaaccacgatgagtgtaggaaaagacaagaagatactcaaagcgagcttcaacagactagaattgaacttcatcagtacagagagaatttgcaagccaacgttgaggaaacgaacaaattaaaagccactgttgagttcttaatgtcacgtattggagg gtctggagggagcttgcttggaggtgcatcaagtgaagccaacaattga